The DNA segment TCGTGCCCTTGTCCTTCCTGCCGGGGCAGACCGGCGGCTTGTTCCGCGAGTTCGGCTTCGTGCTGGCCTTTGCCATTCTGCTTTCCGCCTTCGTTTCTTTGACGCTGTGTCCGATGCTGGCCTCGCGCATGCTGAAGCCGCATGCCGAAAACCATGGCCATACCGGCTTCATGGGCCGGATCGGTGCATTTGCGGCGGCTTTCTACCGGCGAACGCTGGGCGCCTGCCTCAATTCACCGCTGATCGTCTTCATGGTTGCCATCATGGTGACGGCTGCCGGGGGCGGGGCGTTCACGCTGCTCAAATCGGAGCTGACGCCGACGGAGGACCGGTCGCGCATCATGGTGCGTATCCAGGCGCCGCAGGGCGTGTCGCTGGAATATACCCAGGCGCAGATGCGCCGGGTCGAGGATGGCCTGAAGCCGCTGGTCGATAATGGCGAGATCGCCAATGTCTTTTCCGTGTCCGGCCAGGGCGGCGCGGTCAATACGGGGTTCATGGTGCTGACGCTGGCGCCCTGGAGCGACCGCGACCGCACGCAGCAGCAGATTTCGGCGGATATTACCAAGATCACCTCGAATATCCCTTCGATCCGCGCCTTCCCGATCCAGCCGAACAGCCTTGGCATTCGCGGTGCGGGCAACGGCCTGCAGGTGGCGCTGGTGGGCAATGATTACGCCAAGCTCGGCGATGCCGCAGCCAAACTGGTGCGGCAGATGGAAGACAGCGGCAGTTTCGAAAATGTCCGCCTGAACTATGAGGCCAACCAGGCGCAGCTCTCGGTGACGATCGACCGCGACCGCGCATCCGATCTGGGCATCGATATTGTCGGCCTGTCGGCCGCACTTCAGGCGATGCTTGATGGCAATAGCGTGCTCGATGTGTATGTCGAGGGCGAATCCTATCCGGTCAAGCTGTTGTCGACCACCAATCCGGTCAACGACCCGACGGACCTGCAGAACATCTTTCTGAAAACCGGCGACGGCAAGATCGTGCCGATGTCGACCATCGCATCGGTCGAGGAAAAAGCCGTTGCGCCGCAATTGTCGCGCGAGCAGCAGCTCCGGTCGGTGTCGCTGTCTGGAGGCCTCACGTCCGGCATTGCGCTCGGCGATGCCCTGGCCATGGTCCAGCAGATGGCCGAACCGCTCCTGCCGCCGGGCTCGCGCGTAGTGCCGCTGGCCGAAGCCGCGACGCTCGACGAAAATGCCAATGGCATGTTTGTCACCTTCGGGTTTGCGCTGGTCATCATCTTCCTGGTGCTGGCGGCGCAGTTCGAAAGCCTGATCAGCGGCCTGATCATCATGTCGACCGTGCCGCTCGGCCTTGCCTGCGCCGTGTTTGCCATGCTGCTGACGGGTAATACGCTGAACATCTACAGCCAGATCGGACTGGTGCTGCTGGTCGGCATCATGGCGAAGAACGGTATCCTGATCGTCGAATTTGCCAACCAGCTGCGCGACCGTGGCGAGGACCTGCGCTCGGCGATCGAGAATGCGGCCAATATCCGCCTGCGCCCGGTGATGATGACGATGATCGCCACCATTGTCGGGGCGGTGCCGCTTGTCATGGCAAGCGGGGCGGGTGCCGAAGCGCGCGTCGCGCTCGGCTGGGTGCTGGTCGGCGGTCTTGGCCTTGCCACCATCGTCACGCTTTACCTGACCCCTGTCGCCTATCTGGTCATCGGCCGGTTTACCAAGCCGCATGTGGACGAGGAACGGCGGCTGCAGACCGAGATGCGGCATGCCGAGACGCTGCAATTGGCGGAGGCTGCGGAATAGGGCGTGCGGCGGACCAGAGGTTCGCCGTCCTTTTCCGCTCTGCGCCCGTTTCGCTGCACAGGCTATTTCTCCCCTGTGTCCGGACTGTCTCACTTTGTCGCAATTCTTTGCTAAACCCGTCACTTACCAGATGAGGTTCTGGACAAAGTGATTCCGATTTGCACAGTAGAGCGTTGAAATCTAAGAATTTCCGCAGAACGAGGCGGAAGTTCGGGGGAGAGGCATGGCACTGAAGGCGATCAAGGCGGGCAGCCGCAACGAAACCGGCATTACAGCCGCATTGCAGCTGTTGAATGCGCGGTTCGGCGATCGATTCCAGACCGGCGAGGCCATTCGTGCCCAGCATGCGCATTCGACCACCTATATCCCGGCGCAACTGCCGG comes from the Pararhizobium qamdonense genome and includes:
- a CDS encoding efflux RND transporter permease subunit, producing the protein MSGGSGHKGAGTAGFTALFIRRPIFALVVNTLIIVAGLAALNGIEIRELPQVDQPVVSVNTQFDGASPETVDRELTSVIEGAVSRVQGIKDISSTSQYAQSRVTLQFSDTTDIGQASNDIRDALGRVSNQLPEDADEPRIVKADADSQPIMRLALTSDTLSMEDLTLLAENEITDRLAAVEGVADVQINGDQEKIFRIDINQSKLASRGLTVANLRTSLATASLDVPAGSLTSVNQDISVRATADLQTPEQFENLLLGDNVRLGDIATVTLGPDIGTSSLRSDGRQGIGLGIIRQAQSNTLDISEGVKTAVTTIAEILPKGTQLKVTSDDAVFIEGAIHEVEIALIASVIIVTLVIYMFLLDWRATLIPTLTMPIALIGTCAAIYMAGFSINILTLLAIVLATGLVVDDAIVVLENIVRRRGEGMGPRAAAVLGTLEVFFAVIATTATLAAVFVPLSFLPGQTGGLFREFGFVLAFAILLSAFVSLTLCPMLASRMLKPHAENHGHTGFMGRIGAFAAAFYRRTLGACLNSPLIVFMVAIMVTAAGGGAFTLLKSELTPTEDRSRIMVRIQAPQGVSLEYTQAQMRRVEDGLKPLVDNGEIANVFSVSGQGGAVNTGFMVLTLAPWSDRDRTQQQISADITKITSNIPSIRAFPIQPNSLGIRGAGNGLQVALVGNDYAKLGDAAAKLVRQMEDSGSFENVRLNYEANQAQLSVTIDRDRASDLGIDIVGLSAALQAMLDGNSVLDVYVEGESYPVKLLSTTNPVNDPTDLQNIFLKTGDGKIVPMSTIASVEEKAVAPQLSREQQLRSVSLSGGLTSGIALGDALAMVQQMAEPLLPPGSRVVPLAEAATLDENANGMFVTFGFALVIIFLVLAAQFESLISGLIIMSTVPLGLACAVFAMLLTGNTLNIYSQIGLVLLVGIMAKNGILIVEFANQLRDRGEDLRSAIENAANIRLRPVMMTMIATIVGAVPLVMASGAGAEARVALGWVLVGGLGLATIVTLYLTPVAYLVIGRFTKPHVDEERRLQTEMRHAETLQLAEAAE